In Necator americanus strain Aroian chromosome IV, whole genome shotgun sequence, the following proteins share a genomic window:
- a CDS encoding hypothetical protein (NECATOR_CHRIV.G13549.T2): MGGCNANENGTKESGRSIGRLFGGSVGRLVDPGRDGVNFFDSRRQLLVFFHPPSLPPPPTLTTSSRPPSKTRETTTMVDCFLSAFVRSLRPRRTFDNGNGTSTTTRAAAVFAGPPSGYRKALEDGLNEVDDIRSQLEKLQYLVAQEMRSPDETKEALIRENEALRRELLEKDELISSLRQQIAAQNH, encoded by the exons ATGGGCGGGTGCAATGCGAATGAGAACGGAACAAAGGAGAGCGGTCGGTCGATCGGTCGGTTGTTCGGTGGTTCGGTCGGTCGGTTGGTCGATCCAGGCCGTGACGGCGTGAACTTCTTCGATTCTCGGCGGCAActgcttgttttctttcaccCTCCATCCCTCCCTCCTCCACCAACCCTCACTACGTCCTCACGTCCACCATCAAAGACGAGGGAGACGACGACGATGGTCGATTGTTTTCTGTCCGCCTTCGTCAGATCGTTAAG GCCACGTCGAACGTTCGACAATGGGAATGGCACGTCGACGACAAC GCGAGCCGCGGCAGTCTTCGCTGGACCACCAAGTGGTTATCGAAAAGCGTTAGAGGATGGCCTCAACGAGGTTGACGATATTCGAAGTCAACTCGAAAAACTACAGTACTTAGTCGCACAG GAGATGCGCTCTCCGGATGAGACGAAAGAGGCGTTAATTCGTGAGAACGAGGCGCTACGACGGGAATTGCTCGAAAAAGACGAGCTGATCTCCTCCCTTCGTCAACAAATCGCAGCACAAAATCATTGA